One genomic region from Prevotella sp. Rep29 encodes:
- a CDS encoding glycosyltransferase family 2 protein: MTNQLSILLPAFNTNCSQLVEELSRQAADISLRSDFRYEIIVAEDGSTNQETIAANKAILDLENCRHIVQGKNTGRAAIRNLLTREAQYEWLLFIDSDMSVGKDVIRNYLATDAAQVIDGGYILRRDDRRWKGNLRYLYEVEGEEAHSCEQRTRHPYQQFHTSNFLVQREVLIKHPFDEQIKEYGYEDVLWGRTLKENSITISHIDNPVLFVDFEDNLAYLQKTETALHTLYKYKDQLEGFSQLLTTANRLKKNRLDGIIRALYRITQKPIRKNLISAHPSLLLFKFHKLGYFLSIKEEAR; the protein is encoded by the coding sequence ATGACGAACCAACTGTCCATATTGCTGCCCGCCTTCAATACCAATTGCTCTCAGTTGGTGGAGGAATTGTCGCGCCAGGCTGCAGATATCTCACTGCGGAGCGATTTCCGCTATGAAATCATCGTTGCGGAAGACGGTTCGACCAATCAGGAGACGATTGCGGCAAACAAAGCAATACTGGACTTGGAGAATTGCAGGCATATCGTTCAAGGAAAAAACACAGGAAGGGCTGCCATCCGGAATCTGCTGACAAGAGAAGCCCAGTACGAATGGTTGCTTTTCATCGACAGCGACATGTCTGTCGGAAAAGACGTCATCCGCAACTACCTGGCGACTGATGCGGCTCAGGTCATCGATGGCGGATATATTCTGCGTAGGGACGACCGCAGATGGAAGGGCAATCTCAGATATTTGTATGAGGTGGAGGGAGAAGAAGCTCACTCCTGCGAGCAACGGACGAGACACCCTTACCAGCAGTTTCACACTTCAAACTTCTTAGTGCAGCGGGAAGTGCTCATCAAACATCCGTTCGATGAACAGATTAAGGAATATGGCTACGAGGATGTGTTATGGGGACGGACATTAAAAGAGAACAGCATCACCATCAGTCACATTGATAATCCCGTGCTCTTCGTGGATTTTGAAGACAACCTCGCTTATCTCCAAAAAACGGAAACGGCTTTACACACATTATATAAATATAAGGACCAACTCGAGGGATTCTCCCAACTGCTCACCACAGCCAACCGCCTCAAAAAGAACAGGTTGGACGGCATTATACGAGCGTTATACCGCATTACTCAAAAACCGATACGCAAGAATCTGATTTCAGCACACCCCTCTTTACTGCTTTTCAAATTCCACAAACTGGGATATTTCTTGAGCATCAAGGAAGAGGCACGTTGA
- a CDS encoding TraR/DksA family transcriptional regulator, which translates to MAEKTRYTDEELEEFRSIINEKLALARRDYDIMMKQLMNADGNDVDDTSPTYKILEEGSATQSKEELMQLASRQQKFIQGLEAALIRIENKTYGIDRMTGELIPKERLRAVPHATLSVASKNARKR; encoded by the coding sequence ATGGCAGAAAAAACACGTTACACGGATGAGGAACTGGAAGAGTTCCGTTCGATTATCAATGAAAAATTGGCATTGGCACGTCGTGATTATGATATCATGATGAAACAGTTGATGAATGCTGATGGTAATGATGTTGACGATACTTCTCCTACATATAAGATATTAGAGGAGGGTAGTGCTACACAGAGCAAAGAGGAACTGATGCAGCTTGCCAGTCGGCAGCAGAAATTCATCCAGGGATTGGAGGCGGCACTGATTCGCATAGAAAACAAGACCTATGGAATAGACCGCATGACGGGAGAACTGATTCCCAAAGAACGTCTTCGCGCTGTGCCTCATGCTACATTAAGTGTCGCTTCAAAAAATGCACGTAAGCGTTAA
- a CDS encoding 30S ribosomal protein S16 has product MATKIRLQRGGRKGYAFYRIVIADARAPRDGRFTEKIGTYNPNTDPATVDLNFDRALYWVEVGAQPTDTVRNILSNEGVYLMKHLRGGVRKGAFDEATAQKKFDAWKEEKLKGFEAVREKNAKAKKDAAAKNLEEEKKKNEEIAKKVADKKAAEVAEETPAEEAAAEETVEAPVEEPVAEEPKVEEAPVEEPKAEEAPAAEEAPAEEPAEA; this is encoded by the coding sequence ATGGCAACAAAAATCAGATTACAGCGCGGCGGTCGTAAGGGCTATGCTTTCTATCGTATCGTTATCGCTGACGCAAGGGCACCACGTGATGGTAGATTTACTGAGAAGATTGGTACGTACAATCCGAATACCGATCCAGCCACAGTAGATTTGAATTTCGATCGCGCCCTGTATTGGGTGGAAGTCGGTGCGCAACCGACAGACACAGTTCGTAACATCCTTTCAAACGAAGGCGTCTATCTTATGAAACACCTGCGCGGTGGCGTAAGAAAAGGAGCGTTTGATGAGGCTACAGCCCAGAAAAAGTTCGACGCATGGAAGGAAGAGAAACTGAAAGGTTTTGAGGCTGTTCGCGAGAAGAATGCGAAAGCAAAGAAAGATGCAGCAGCAAAGAATCTTGAGGAAGAGAAAAAGAAGAACGAAGAAATTGCAAAGAAAGTAGCTGACAAGAAAGCTGCTGAAGTAGCAGAGGAAACTCCGGCAGAGGAAGCTGCAGCAGAAGAAACTGTTGAAGCTCCTGTTGAGGAACCCGTTGCAGAAGAGCCGAAAGTAGAAGAAGCTCCTGTTGAGGAACCGAAGGCTGAGGAAGCACCTGCAGCAGAAGAAGCTCCGGCTGAAGAGCCTGCTGAAGCATAA
- the ileS gene encoding isoleucine--tRNA ligase, producing the protein MSKKFAEHSGLHLTATNQDMLEAWKRHDVFRRSVDEREGCPQFVFYEGPPSANGHPGIHHVLGRAIKDAFCRYKTMKGYQVKRKAGWDTHGLPVELSVEKALGITKADIDNPASPKNVSIEEYNRRCRENVMMYTAEWRDLTERMGYWIDLDDPYITYDNKYIETLWWLLKRLYDNGLLYKGYTIQPYSPAAGTGLSSHELNQPGCYRDVKDTTCTAQFSIKTPKPEMAEWGKPYFLAWTTTPWTLAANSALCVGPKIDYVAVQSYNPYTSEPITVVLAEARLNAYFKEEGKDGDLQAYKAEDKVIPWKIVGRYKGTDLEGIAYEQLIPGIRPVQDGAFRVIPGDYVTTEDGTGIVHIAPNFGADDAFVAKKAGVPPIVLIDQKGAERPVVDLEGKYFKIEDLDQDFVSKYVNREVWDRYAGRYVKNAYDENLTDKDETLDITICMDLKAQNKVFKIEKHTHNYPHCWRTDKPVLYYPLDSWFIRSTACKDRMVELNKQINWKPASTGTGRFGNWLENLNDWNLSRSRFWGTPLPIWRDEDGKEICIGSLEELYNEIEKSVKAGIMDVNPFKEKGFVPGDMSQENYDKIDVHRPYVDNIVLVSETGKPMKRETDLIDVWFDSGAMPYAQVHYPFENKDEIDKGLAFPCDFINEGVDQTRGWFFTLHAIAAMVFDNVAYKNVISTGLVLDAKGNKMSKRLGNVTSPFEMIEKHGADAVRFYMMTNSEPWDNLKFDPEGVAEVGRKFFGTLYNTYSFFALYANVDGFDSKMPEVKYDERPEIDRWILSSLHSLVKKVDAELQDYDPTRAGRLIAAFVNDDLSNWYVRLNRKRFWGKEMSTDKLSAYQTLYTCLLTISKLLAPFAPFYADELYCDLGGSCDSVHLDTFPQADEALIDRELEERMGMAQKITSMVLALRRKVNIKVRQPLSTIMIPATDNTQKQHIEAVKELVLSEVNVKELNFVDGLGILVKKVKCNFRTMGKKFGKLMKGVAAQMAELSQEEIAEFEKNKTYTMTVDGEQVVVDVEDVEIISEDIPGWLVSNEGNLTVALEVQLTDELLREGMARELINRIQNLRKDSGLEITDRIHVVVSPNPQIEEAVASYTDYIQQQVLADSVEIADNSGVEFEFDQFKLNINIKKIDK; encoded by the coding sequence ATGTCAAAAAAGTTTGCAGAACATAGCGGTCTTCATCTGACCGCCACCAATCAAGATATGCTGGAAGCGTGGAAACGCCATGACGTGTTCCGGCGCTCAGTAGATGAGCGCGAGGGATGTCCTCAGTTTGTTTTCTATGAAGGTCCCCCTTCAGCCAACGGACATCCAGGCATCCACCATGTATTGGGACGTGCAATCAAAGACGCCTTCTGTCGTTATAAGACGATGAAGGGCTATCAAGTGAAACGTAAGGCAGGTTGGGATACCCACGGATTGCCTGTGGAGCTGAGTGTAGAGAAAGCCTTAGGTATTACAAAGGCGGATATCGATAATCCGGCTTCGCCTAAAAATGTGTCTATCGAGGAATACAACCGCCGGTGCCGTGAGAACGTGATGATGTACACAGCCGAGTGGCGCGACCTGACCGAGCGTATGGGATATTGGATAGACCTTGATGACCCGTATATCACTTACGACAATAAGTACATCGAAACATTGTGGTGGCTCCTGAAACGGTTGTATGACAACGGTCTGCTATATAAGGGATACACCATTCAGCCATACTCTCCGGCAGCCGGAACAGGACTCTCCAGCCATGAGTTGAACCAGCCGGGGTGTTATCGCGACGTGAAAGATACGACTTGCACGGCACAGTTCTCTATCAAGACTCCGAAACCCGAAATGGCAGAGTGGGGCAAACCCTATTTCTTGGCATGGACGACAACGCCATGGACACTGGCAGCAAACTCAGCTCTCTGTGTAGGACCTAAGATTGATTACGTGGCGGTTCAGAGCTATAATCCATACACGTCAGAGCCGATTACGGTGGTGCTGGCTGAAGCTCGTCTGAACGCCTACTTCAAGGAAGAAGGAAAGGATGGAGACCTGCAGGCTTATAAGGCAGAAGACAAGGTGATTCCCTGGAAAATCGTCGGACGCTATAAGGGAACGGACTTGGAAGGAATTGCGTATGAACAGCTCATCCCTGGCATCCGTCCTGTGCAGGATGGCGCTTTCCGCGTGATACCAGGCGATTACGTAACGACGGAAGACGGTACGGGTATCGTGCATATTGCTCCGAATTTCGGTGCCGATGACGCCTTTGTTGCCAAAAAGGCAGGTGTTCCGCCTATCGTGTTGATTGACCAGAAGGGAGCTGAACGCCCGGTGGTTGATTTGGAAGGAAAATATTTCAAGATAGAAGATCTGGACCAAGATTTCGTCAGCAAATATGTCAATAGAGAGGTGTGGGACAGATATGCAGGGCGTTATGTCAAGAATGCGTACGATGAAAATCTTACGGATAAAGACGAGACGCTGGATATCACCATTTGCATGGACCTGAAAGCCCAGAATAAGGTTTTCAAGATAGAGAAACATACCCATAATTATCCGCATTGCTGGCGTACGGACAAGCCCGTGCTCTATTATCCGCTCGACTCTTGGTTTATCCGTTCAACGGCATGTAAGGACAGAATGGTCGAGTTGAACAAGCAAATCAACTGGAAGCCGGCATCAACGGGAACCGGACGCTTCGGCAACTGGCTTGAGAACCTGAATGACTGGAACCTGTCCCGTTCGCGCTTCTGGGGAACACCACTTCCCATCTGGCGTGATGAAGACGGCAAGGAAATCTGCATCGGGTCGTTGGAAGAACTGTACAATGAAATAGAGAAAAGTGTGAAAGCCGGCATCATGGACGTGAATCCTTTCAAGGAAAAAGGTTTTGTTCCTGGTGATATGTCGCAAGAGAACTATGATAAGATAGACGTTCACCGTCCTTATGTGGACAATATCGTGCTTGTGAGCGAAACGGGAAAACCGATGAAGCGCGAGACAGACCTTATTGACGTTTGGTTCGATTCAGGCGCTATGCCGTATGCACAGGTTCATTATCCTTTCGAAAATAAGGATGAAATCGACAAGGGACTGGCGTTCCCGTGCGATTTTATCAATGAGGGAGTTGACCAGACACGCGGTTGGTTCTTTACCCTGCATGCCATTGCAGCGATGGTGTTTGACAATGTGGCGTATAAGAATGTGATTTCAACCGGATTGGTGCTCGACGCAAAAGGCAATAAGATGAGCAAGCGTTTGGGCAACGTGACCAGTCCTTTTGAAATGATAGAGAAACACGGTGCCGATGCTGTCAGATTCTATATGATGACCAATAGCGAGCCGTGGGACAACCTGAAGTTTGACCCGGAAGGAGTGGCAGAAGTGGGACGCAAATTCTTCGGAACACTCTACAATACCTACTCATTCTTTGCATTATATGCAAATGTGGATGGCTTTGACAGCAAGATGCCGGAAGTCAAATATGACGAACGTCCTGAAATCGACCGTTGGATTCTGTCTTCACTCCACTCTCTGGTGAAGAAGGTTGATGCCGAATTGCAAGACTATGACCCGACACGTGCCGGCAGACTGATTGCTGCCTTCGTGAATGACGACCTCAGTAACTGGTATGTGCGTCTGAACCGTAAGCGTTTCTGGGGAAAAGAGATGAGCACAGACAAGTTGTCGGCATATCAAACCCTCTACACATGCTTGCTGACCATCTCCAAACTGCTGGCACCTTTTGCGCCGTTCTATGCCGACGAGCTTTATTGCGACCTGGGTGGCTCATGTGACAGCGTTCATCTTGACACATTCCCACAGGCAGACGAGGCTCTTATCGACCGGGAACTTGAGGAACGGATGGGCATGGCACAGAAAATCACCTCTATGGTGCTCGCATTGCGACGGAAGGTCAACATCAAAGTCCGTCAGCCACTGTCAACTATCATGATTCCAGCAACGGACAATACTCAGAAACAGCACATCGAAGCCGTCAAAGAATTGGTTTTGAGCGAAGTGAATGTGAAAGAACTGAATTTCGTTGATGGCCTTGGCATCTTGGTGAAGAAGGTAAAATGCAACTTCCGTACGATGGGCAAGAAGTTTGGCAAGCTCATGAAGGGCGTTGCTGCACAGATGGCAGAATTGTCGCAAGAGGAGATTGCCGAATTTGAAAAGAACAAGACATATACGATGACGGTAGATGGCGAACAGGTTGTCGTAGATGTTGAAGATGTTGAGATTATCAGTGAAGACATCCCTGGTTGGCTGGTTTCGAACGAAGGCAATCTGACCGTCGCCCTGGAGGTTCAGTTGACCGATGAACTGTTGCGCGAAGGTATGGCTCGTGAACTGATCAACCGCATTCAGAACTTGCGGAAGGATAGCGGCTTGGAGATTACGGACAGAATCCATGTCGTGGTTTCACCGAATCCGCAAATAGAAGAGGCAGTTGCTTCATACACTGATTATATTCAGCAACAGGTGCTGGCAGACAGTGTGGAAATAGCTGATAACTCGGGCGTTGAATTTGAATTTGATCAATTTAAGTTAAATATCAATATCAAGAAAATAGACAAATAA
- a CDS encoding dipeptidase: MRKIFISTFLLCAVAASACTNLIAGKKATTDGSVLCTYSADDYGMFIGLCHFPAGKHPKGTMRSIYDWDDNSYHGQIPEAPETYNVIGNINEFQVTIGETTYGGREEMIDTTSMLDYGSLIYLTLQRSKSAREAISVMTNLAETYGFRSSGETFTICDPNEAWIMEMMGKGPGGKGAVWVALRIPDDAICAHANQSRIRKFNQKDKKNVLFSKDCIKFAREKGWFTGKDADFDWCETYAPADFGGRRFCDARVWSFFRRFDKGFDRYLPWAMGKDPNAEPMPLWIIPDHKVSLQEMKDCMRDHYEGTALALDGDMGGGIWEMPYRPTPLSYTVDGKKYFCERPISTQQSAFSYVSQMRSWLPRQIGGVLWFGNDDGNMVAYTPIYCGNTVQPECYNTPGASDVQFSDKNAYWVCNWVSNMVYPRYSQMFPSLKEVRDSLEKSYNEQQKVVEEKALALYKTNEAAAVKYLNDYSNEKAQQMLERWRELAIYLIVKYNDMIIKPEKDGKFELTKTGLGARVKRPGFPENFARRLAKTTGDKFVHPEQ, encoded by the coding sequence ATGAGAAAAATTTTTATTTCAACCTTTTTGTTGTGTGCCGTTGCAGCATCGGCATGCACCAATTTGATTGCTGGTAAGAAGGCAACCACTGATGGGTCTGTCTTGTGTACCTACAGTGCAGATGACTATGGTATGTTCATCGGTCTTTGCCATTTCCCGGCAGGTAAGCATCCCAAGGGAACGATGCGTTCTATTTATGACTGGGACGACAACTCGTATCACGGGCAGATACCCGAGGCTCCGGAAACCTATAACGTGATTGGTAACATCAATGAGTTCCAAGTGACAATAGGCGAGACCACTTATGGAGGTCGTGAGGAAATGATCGACACCACATCGATGCTTGATTATGGTTCGTTGATTTATCTGACTTTGCAACGTTCGAAGTCAGCAAGAGAAGCTATCAGCGTGATGACCAACCTTGCCGAGACTTACGGTTTCCGTTCGAGTGGCGAGACATTTACAATCTGTGACCCGAATGAGGCATGGATTATGGAGATGATGGGTAAGGGACCTGGTGGTAAAGGTGCTGTATGGGTAGCTCTTAGAATACCCGATGACGCTATTTGTGCACACGCCAACCAAAGCCGTATCAGGAAGTTTAACCAGAAGGACAAGAAAAACGTGTTGTTCTCAAAAGACTGCATCAAGTTTGCGCGTGAAAAAGGATGGTTCACTGGAAAGGATGCTGATTTTGACTGGTGTGAAACGTATGCCCCGGCAGATTTCGGAGGTCGTCGTTTCTGCGATGCCCGTGTATGGAGCTTCTTCCGTCGTTTTGACAAGGGATTTGATCGTTATCTGCCATGGGCAATGGGTAAAGACCCCAATGCAGAGCCGATGCCACTGTGGATAATTCCCGACCACAAGGTTAGTCTGCAAGAGATGAAGGATTGCATGCGCGACCATTATGAAGGAACAGCTCTTGCTTTGGATGGTGATATGGGTGGCGGTATTTGGGAGATGCCTTATCGTCCGACTCCGCTTAGCTATACCGTTGATGGCAAGAAATATTTCTGTGAGCGTCCTATTAGTACTCAGCAATCTGCTTTTTCTTATGTTTCGCAGATGCGTTCATGGTTACCTCGCCAAATAGGTGGTGTCTTGTGGTTTGGAAACGATGACGGAAACATGGTTGCCTATACTCCGATTTATTGTGGAAATACGGTTCAGCCGGAGTGTTACAACACCCCGGGAGCCAGTGATGTGCAATTCTCTGACAAGAATGCATATTGGGTGTGCAACTGGGTAAGTAACATGGTGTATCCCCGTTACTCGCAAATGTTCCCTTCGCTGAAGGAGGTGCGTGACTCATTGGAGAAATCTTACAATGAGCAGCAGAAGGTGGTTGAAGAGAAAGCTCTGGCACTTTATAAGACCAATGAAGCTGCTGCCGTTAAATATCTGAATGACTACAGCAATGAAAAGGCGCAACAGATGTTGGAGCGTTGGCGTGAGCTTGCAATCTACCTGATTGTGAAATACAACGATATGATCATCAAACCGGAAAAAGATGGTAAGTTTGAATTGACGAAGACGGGACTTGGTGCTCGTGTGAAGCGTCCAGGTTTCCCGGAGAATTTTGCTCGCCGACTTGCAAAAACAACTGGTGACAAGTTTGTTCATCCGGAGCAATAG
- a CDS encoding lipoprotein signal peptidase, with protein sequence MKGRRKFLSQGWLAFGLIVIMIVIDQIIKIEVKTGMYLRESIHIADWFQILFIENNGMAYGMTFINKVVLTLFRVVVVSVIGYYIWKVLKEKVRTGYLVCLSMIFAGAIGNIFDCLFYGLIFSESTPFSVSTLVPFGEGYAPFLQGRVVDMFYFPIIDTNLPDWLPIWGGEHFIFFSPVFNFADSCISVGVVALLLFYRKELSQISLFNHKDEKADK encoded by the coding sequence ATGAAAGGAAGACGGAAATTCCTCTCGCAAGGTTGGTTGGCTTTCGGTCTGATTGTTATTATGATTGTCATAGATCAGATAATAAAGATTGAAGTAAAGACCGGCATGTATCTTCGTGAAAGTATCCATATTGCTGATTGGTTTCAGATCTTGTTCATTGAAAACAACGGGATGGCGTATGGAATGACATTCATCAACAAAGTCGTGCTCACACTTTTCCGCGTAGTCGTGGTTTCAGTCATTGGCTATTATATCTGGAAAGTATTGAAAGAAAAGGTGCGGACGGGATATCTCGTATGTTTGTCTATGATTTTTGCGGGAGCCATTGGGAATATCTTCGACTGTTTGTTTTATGGCTTGATTTTCTCAGAATCCACACCGTTTTCTGTTTCGACATTGGTGCCTTTTGGAGAGGGCTATGCTCCGTTCCTGCAGGGCAGGGTAGTTGATATGTTCTATTTCCCCATCATAGATACCAATCTCCCGGATTGGTTGCCGATATGGGGAGGAGAGCATTTCATCTTTTTCAGTCCTGTTTTCAACTTTGCCGATTCGTGTATCAGCGTCGGAGTTGTAGCGCTTTTGCTGTTCTACCGTAAGGAATTATCACAAATCTCCCTCTTTAATCATAAGGATGAGAAAGCGGATAAGTAG
- a CDS encoding M23 family metallopeptidase, giving the protein MKMLIGLLLSIFSYGSPINYEMILAGNFGEPRPNHFHGGVDIKTEQVEGKLIHAIGDGFISRVTVDLDGFGNAIYVEHPEGYTSVYAHLKSFTPQIDALVKKWQYEHRSNVTDVRFRAYELPVAQGQLIALSGNTGASQAPHLHLEIHDTRTWNMLDPLEFLGDYVNDNTPPVAHAFMAYPQPGEGVFNGNIQNRSFQFSGNARKDTLTAWGKVGFSIRADDYMPGSNGNKYGIRSTRLLIDGNEIFHSDVHDIPVTHNRLVNIWGDYEHYRKTKVWFMKSFKEPANFLPVITTGADRGIFDFNEERDYRVQYILSDYFGNTSEYTFVVRGKKSELVSSKPEVQKKRYQILHRNRKSIFRTNGAILSIDKGLLTNDIELSTRITRQAKYSSLYVFSETALPLFGDGKLSLRLQRNVPDTKKLYIVCHSTADYYMGGEYKDGWVTGRIRDLTCAHEIMYDDAPPAITCNFSSNSSVLTARVEDGKSGVAAFEGYLDGQFVLFKKLPRSATYVCDLKKTPVRPNGKLRNLRLKARDHRANEKNMVIQVKY; this is encoded by the coding sequence ATGAAAATGTTGATAGGGCTGTTGTTGTCGATATTCTCATATGGGTCACCCATCAATTATGAGATGATTCTGGCAGGTAATTTCGGAGAACCGCGTCCGAATCATTTTCATGGCGGGGTGGATATCAAGACAGAGCAAGTTGAGGGAAAACTGATTCATGCGATTGGTGATGGTTTTATCAGCAGGGTAACAGTAGATTTGGACGGTTTCGGGAATGCCATATATGTGGAGCATCCAGAAGGTTACACCAGCGTATATGCGCATCTTAAAAGTTTTACGCCACAGATTGATGCATTGGTCAAAAAGTGGCAGTACGAGCATCGTTCGAACGTGACTGATGTTCGTTTCCGTGCCTATGAGTTGCCTGTAGCGCAGGGACAGCTTATCGCTTTAAGTGGGAATACGGGAGCTTCCCAAGCTCCTCATTTACATCTTGAAATCCATGACACACGAACATGGAACATGCTCGACCCTCTGGAGTTTCTTGGTGATTATGTAAACGACAACACTCCGCCGGTGGCACATGCTTTTATGGCATATCCGCAACCGGGCGAGGGCGTTTTTAATGGAAATATTCAAAACAGGTCGTTCCAGTTTTCAGGTAATGCCCGGAAAGACACGCTGACGGCTTGGGGAAAGGTCGGTTTCAGTATCAGGGCTGATGATTACATGCCAGGGTCGAACGGAAATAAATATGGGATAAGAAGTACTCGATTGTTGATTGACGGCAATGAGATTTTTCATAGTGATGTCCACGATATTCCAGTGACTCATAACCGTTTGGTAAATATATGGGGAGATTACGAGCATTATCGTAAGACCAAAGTTTGGTTTATGAAAAGTTTCAAGGAGCCAGCCAATTTTCTTCCCGTGATAACGACAGGTGCGGATAGGGGGATATTTGATTTTAATGAAGAGCGTGACTATCGCGTACAATATATATTAAGTGACTATTTTGGCAATACTTCGGAATATACCTTTGTCGTGAGAGGGAAAAAGTCTGAACTTGTTTCTTCCAAGCCAGAGGTCCAGAAAAAGCGTTATCAGATATTACACAGGAATAGGAAAAGCATATTCAGAACCAACGGAGCCATTTTGTCAATTGACAAGGGGCTGCTGACCAATGATATAGAGCTTTCCACACGTATTACAAGGCAGGCTAAGTATTCCAGTCTGTATGTATTTTCAGAAACAGCATTACCTCTTTTTGGTGATGGAAAGCTCAGTCTTCGACTTCAACGGAATGTTCCTGATACAAAGAAGCTTTATATCGTGTGCCATTCGACAGCTGATTATTATATGGGAGGCGAATACAAAGACGGATGGGTGACAGGAAGGATACGTGACTTGACATGTGCACATGAAATTATGTATGATGATGCGCCTCCAGCAATCACCTGCAATTTCTCCTCCAATTCATCAGTCCTAACAGCGCGTGTCGAAGACGGGAAGAGTGGGGTGGCAGCCTTCGAAGGATATCTCGACGGTCAGTTCGTGCTATTTAAGAAGCTTCCGCGTTCCGCTACCTATGTGTGTGACCTGAAGAAGACGCCGGTGCGTCCGAATGGGAAACTGCGTAATCTGCGCCTGAAGGCACGAGATCATCGGGCAAATGAAAAGAATATGGTTATTCAAGTTAAATATTAA
- a CDS encoding DUF4296 domain-containing protein, with product MRKRISSHIVPAVQLLAVVVVLFGAVACKPSVPRKYIQPGKMEKILYDYHLLDAYTQMGARQDGVMFLASHDAILKKHGVTQAEFDSSMVYYYRYTERLHKIYENIAKRFSEESKSLGGNVNDYAALSAKGDTANIWQGNRSEILLPKPPHNKLSFAIKADTSFHQGDRILLNFKSQFIFQDGTKNAVATLSVRFRNDSIATQIQNFSSNGYTSVRIDDPEKVGIKEIRGYVSLINHLNDKSQTYKLLSIYDIQLIRMRVSSTHLEPGTERADDGMAEQPMEPERNENLPIPHERPSANSSPAIPQGHRSRVAAPNVEQEQEVIEPDVPVHRERLPLPHKRR from the coding sequence ATGAGAAAGCGGATAAGTAGTCATATCGTGCCTGCGGTTCAGCTTTTGGCTGTTGTGGTGGTCTTGTTCGGAGCAGTTGCCTGCAAACCGTCAGTGCCACGGAAGTACATACAGCCGGGAAAGATGGAGAAAATCCTGTATGACTACCACCTTTTGGATGCATACACTCAAATGGGAGCACGGCAGGATGGGGTGATGTTTCTTGCATCGCATGATGCCATATTGAAAAAGCACGGAGTTACTCAGGCAGAGTTCGATTCGTCAATGGTATATTATTATAGATATACGGAGCGCTTGCACAAAATCTACGAGAATATAGCCAAGCGTTTTTCTGAAGAATCAAAGAGCTTGGGTGGAAATGTAAACGATTACGCAGCTTTGTCCGCAAAGGGAGATACGGCAAATATCTGGCAAGGCAATCGCTCAGAAATCCTTCTCCCCAAACCTCCTCATAATAAATTGTCGTTTGCAATAAAGGCAGATACATCGTTCCATCAAGGGGACCGTATCCTGTTGAATTTTAAGAGTCAATTCATTTTCCAAGATGGAACGAAGAATGCTGTCGCAACTCTGTCTGTGCGATTTAGGAATGACAGTATAGCCACGCAGATTCAGAATTTCTCATCTAACGGCTATACCTCAGTCAGGATAGACGACCCGGAAAAGGTTGGCATTAAAGAAATTCGCGGATATGTTTCATTGATTAATCATCTGAACGACAAATCCCAGACCTACAAGTTGCTCAGCATTTATGATATTCAGCTGATAAGAATGCGTGTAAGTTCCACTCATTTGGAGCCAGGTACTGAGCGTGCTGATGACGGAATGGCAGAGCAACCGATGGAGCCGGAGAGAAATGAAAACCTCCCAATTCCACACGAGAGACCTTCGGCAAATAGTTCGCCCGCAATTCCCCAAGGGCATCGTTCTCGTGTTGCCGCCCCGAATGTGGAACAAGAGCAAGAGGTGATAGAGCCAGATGTCCCAGTGCATAGAGAAAGGCTTCCTCTGCCACATAAAAGAAGGTGA